In Spartobacteria bacterium, the sequence TGGGGGGCGGATTGCTCTGGCTGTTTCGCGATTCCATCGAGGGCAAAATGGCGGCGGTGACGATGTTTCTGCTGATTCTGGGTGCGGTGGCGGCGATGCTGCCGGTGCTGCCGATTGATAATTCGATTGCGAATCGCCGGTTGAGTATTTTGAAGGAGTGGCCGTATTTTCTGGATTTGCTGACATTATCCATGGAATCCGGCATGGATATGACGCAGGCGGTGGAGCGCATTATTGAATGTTCGCCGCTGAGTCCGCTGACGGAAGAACTGATGCAGCTATTGAATGAAATTCGACTGGGATCGCGTCGGACCAATGCCATCAAGGAAATGGCGGCGCGTATAAATATTCCGTCGATTTCTGCGGTGCTCAATATGATTGTGCAGGCGGAATTGCTGGGAACGGAACTGGCTCCGCTGTTACGCATTCAGGCGCGGGAATTTCGGGAACGTCGCGCCCAGCTGGTGGAGAAGGCCGCTATGGAGTCGCCGGTGAAAATGATGCTGCCGCTGCTGGGCTGTATTTTTCCGGCGGTAATGATTATCCTGCTCGGGCCGTCGCTGCTCCAATATTATTTAACACAATGAAAAGGCGCATGATGAATCCAGTTTGTTCTATGACCCTGCGGCGCGACGGCGAGCCGATGGTGCTGCACCCGGTGGAGGTGGCCGAACGGGTGTGGTCTCGCACGGTGGGCCTGCTGGGGCGGGACGGACTGGACGTTCATTCCGGGATGCTGATTACCCGCTGTCGTTCCATTCATACTTTTTTTATGCGGTTTAATATCGATGTGGCGTATCTCGATGAAGAATATAAGGTTATCGATATGGCGCATAACCTTCCGCCCGGCCGTTTTTCGGTCTGCCGGGGGAGGGGAGGCCGATATGCTTTAGAACTAAAAGGAGGAACCCTTGAAAAAAACGGGATTTCTATCGGGGATGTGTGGCGTCTCCATTCACAGACTTGAATGGCTCATTGTTCGGCGGAATTTGATTGTGGCAGGCCTGCTGTGCGGCTGGCTGATGCTGGGTGCGTCGGGTTGTAAAAAAAAGGGGAATGAGGCTCCGGCGGTCTCGTCATTTCACAGTGCGGATGGACGATTCATGTTGGCTTATGCCGAGGCATGGATGCCCCAACCGGTTTCCATGAAAAAGTTTATGTCGTTCGAGCTGGGAGCGGTCGATTCCACAGGTAAACTGCTGTTTGGCGAAGCGGTGGATTACGATGCGGTATTGCTGGATGTGGAGCATATCTGCGTGAATTATTTACTGCGCTCGCGTTGTTATGATTTGGAGCTGTTGATGATATCTAATAAGGCGATGGATATCGCGTCTTGTCCCGCTGTGACATTTTACGGGTTGAGCGATGGACAGCCCGCGCGGGGCTGGTTTATTACCAATCAGCAGAATGTATATTATCTGATTGCGGTGTGTACGGATTTGTCGAAGGAGGAGGCTTTTTTTACAAAGGCATCGGCATTGATCGATACGATTGAGATTAAGCTGGCTCCCACGGTGACGAAAAGGGAGCTGCGCTCCACGTTTAAAATCGCAGAGTCGAAAGACTTGGATGATCTGGCTAATAATTTGGCGTATGGAAATAATCTGCTGAAGTCCCGGGATGTGAGTGTGGATAATTACGAGCGTGCATTGCAGCGTTTTAGATCTGTACTGATTGCTACGTATGATCAATCGCCCCGCCCGCCGGAATACGCGGAGGCGGTTGGTCGGCTGGATGTGACAAATAATTTTAGACAGCAGGCGTTTATGCAGTGGCAGTTTCTGCTGGAACAGAATCTGGGTATGGGGCGCCGCGTGGAAGCGATGAAGTATGCGCGGCTGATCCTCCAGCTGTATCCGCTTTCGGATAGTCCCTTTCATGTCTATGCGTCGGAAAAATTGTCGCAGGCTTCGGGACTGAATTTTAACAATTAACAGGCGTGATGATGAAAATAGATGTCTTGGATCATGATGGCGGTCAGGTGTTTTGCGAAACCTGTCCCGACGGGGAGAGCCGCGAAATTCGCATCGGTCGGTCGGCGGATAATACCATCGTTCTGCCGGGACTTCAGGTGTCGCCGCTGCATGCCGTCATTCGTATCAGTCCCAAAAAAATAACCATTGAGGATGCCGGGTCGATCAACGGGATACTGCTGAATCAGGTGCGCATGGTGCGGCGTGTGGAACCGCTGGCTGCCGGGGACTCCCTGTCTATCGCAGATTATACCTTTCAGATTTCCGGCGATACATTGCGCCGTTCTTTGCGTTCGCCGCGTCGTACGATGCTGCTGGCGCTGCTCACCTTTATGGTCATATTCACGGGCGTGGTCTTTGTGTTGAAAAAACAGGGGATTTTGCCTGGGGGATCGACGACGGAGGAGTCTGTTGCGGTGGTGCAGCCGACGCCGCAGCCCACGCCTGCACCCACGCCCAATCTGGCTGCGGTTACGATGGAAGTGGCCCTAAAAGCATTGCTGGCAGGGGAAAACGCGTATTTTCGTAACGATATCGGGCGGGCGGCAGAGCAGTTTCGTCTGGCCCTTTCGCTGAATCCTTCGATCCCTCGCGCGGCGGAGTACCTGAAGCAGATTGATGGTGATTACCTCGATCGCTATTTGAAATATGGATACACTGCGCTGAATAAAAAGGATATGAATACGGCCGCCGTTGCATTAAACATGTTGGTGTCCCTGGACCCGGATAATGAAAAAGTCATGGCATTTAAGACGATGATCGAAGGGCAGCAGAAGATGCGAAAAGCCCGTCAGCTGGTGCGGCAGGGGCGTATACTTGAGGCCAGGGAGCTGTTGCTGCATGCAGAGACGGTGAACGATGCCGGTCGCCAAAATCTGTTGGCTTATATTGACGGATTGAGCGCGTTTAATAACAAATATATGGCGGTCTCTGATGCGGTGAACCGTCTTGATTTTTCTGGTGCACTGGCTTTGCTTCGTCCTGTTTTGGCTGACCCGTCTCTGCCGCCGCAATGGATTCAGCAGCTGGACGACGATCGCGAGGTCATTCAATCGCTGATTCGTTTTCAAAATGTGCTGTCGGAAAATAATCGCTATGCCGTGGTTACCACGGGCCGGCGCATCCTTATCGATTTAGAGTCGACTTCGTGGACGGGGCCGGTGGCCTATGTAAAATCGACGTTTGACACGTGCCGGTCCAGCTGGCTGCCGGACAGGACAAATTTGCAGGCGCAGACAGTGGCCAGCCTGAAGCATATCGGTGAGCTGGTGCAGCATCGTAATGACGATAAGGCCGGCATGGCGCTGCGGAGCACGGTGGAGGATTTGACGCTGCTCCAGTTTTTGCAGCCCACGCCGCCGCGAGAGGCTGAATTGAAAACCGCACAGGATCGGCTGACTGAATATATTCGAAATATTTATCAGCAGGCCTATGTGTCTCAGTCCATGGGGCAGAATGAGAATGCGATCCGTCTCTATCAGCACGTGCTTGATGCGGCCCTGTTTGATTCGCCTTATGTTCAGCCTGCCCGCGAACGTCTCGCGTTGCTGAACGCAGATACTAAGGGAGAGAACTTATGAGTGATGACGTAAAAGATACCCCGCCCGAAGTGAAAAATACCCTCATTCGTGAGCCGCTGGATGATTATCTCTATCTCTTTTTTGCGCCTGTCAAGGAGTATCTGGCCGATGATCATGTCTCTGAAATTCTGATCAATGGACCCGGTCAGGTTTACATCGAAGCCAAGGGAAAACTGCATCATACAGAGGCAATGTTTGTGAGTGAAGATGCGTTGCGGGCGGCCGCAGTAAATGTGGCCAGAGCTGTGGGACGATCGCTGAATGAGGAGTTTCCGGTGCTGGATGCACGTCTGCCTGATGGTTCCCGTGTCAGTGCGGTGATTCCACCTGTTTCGCGCGTGGGAACGGTGGTCTCCATCCGAAAGTTTAGTAAAGATACATTGCGCATGGATGATCTGGTTGCTTTTGGCAGCATCGATAAAACGGGGGCTGCCTTATTGCAAACCATCGTTGCGCTGCATCGGAATGTGATTGTGTCGGGCGCGACATCGTCGGGAAAGACGTCGGTGCTGAATGTCCTGAGCAGTTTTATTCGTCCCGATGAGCGAATTCTTGTGATTGAAGATTCCAGCGAACTGCAGCTGCAGCAGACGCATGTGGTGGGCTTTGAAACCCGTAAACCGGATCGCAACGGGCGCGGTGCATTGACTATTCGCGATTTGGTTCAGGCGAGTCTGCGGCTGCGTCCCGATCGATTGGTGATTGGTGAAATTCGCGGCGGGGAATCCATCGATCTGCTACAGGCGCTCAATACCGGTCATTCGGGAAGTATGTCCACTATTCATGCGAATTCGGCGGTAGACAGTCTCTTGCGACTCGAAACCTGCGCGTTGATGAGCGGCATTGAAATTCCTCTGACGGCACTTCGTGCGCAGGTCGCTGCCGCCATCCAGATCGTTGTTCAAACGGCGCGATTGTCTGACGGGTCACGCAAAATCACCGGCATTGCAGAAGTGACCGGCTTGCAGGATGGCGATTATGTGGTGAATGATCTCTATACGTTTCGACAGGATCGCATGGATGCGGATGGGCATATTGTGGGAAAACATGCGGGGTGCGGAAATATTCCGACCTTTTATGAGGCCGCTAAACAGCAGCGGCTGGCAATGGATGATGCCTGGTTTAAACCGGATCCGTAAGGGGATAACATACTATGATTGTTCTGCCGTCGCCCCGTTACACCGCCGTTGCTGTTCGGGTGCTGATATATTTGTTTCTGACACTGGCGCCGCTGACGGTGGTGATGCGTTATAGGGCGCTGCCGTTCGATGACTGTATGCGCCATGCGGCCAAAGTGGTTTCAGGGAAGGACTGGTCGGAGATACTGGTTCAGCGGGAGGATGTAACCATGGATCAGCATCCCGGCTGGCACGCCGCACTGGGAGTGATTCATCGCGCATTGCATGGAGATCAGGCGTTTCTGGTGATTTGTCAATGGCTGGGTATGTTTCTGCTGGTTACACTTTGTCCTCTGCCGCAATTTGTTCGGCCGGAAGCATGGTGTGCTTCGCTATTGCTGGGTATCGTTACTGCTCCCTATACCATGGTGTTTCGCTTGTCTCGCGGTCGACCCTATTTGTTTACCATGGCCATGACGATGCTTCTGCTCCTGCTATGGCATCCGTGTAATGCGTCGCAAAAAAAATCTGTTCTGCTGGTTACAATAATACTCATTGCGCTGTCGGTTTGGGTTCATGGATCGTGGTATTTGTTTGCACTATTGGCACTGGCCATTCTGCTGGGACGCGGATGGATCGCCGGTTTTCGATTTGCGGCCTGTTGGCTCATGGGTTCTCTGCTGGGAGCGGTATTCACCGGTCATCCAGTCACGTATCTGTATGAGCAGATACATCACATGCTGCTGGCCTTTGGTAATGGAATGGGAGCGCAGGTGCTGGTTGGAGAGTTCAGTCCCATCGGTAATGCCGGACCATGGCTGATGCTGGCGGCTCTGGTGGTCGTTACTCACCGTCTGATCACCGGTCAATGGGCGAAAGATCTGCTGACCGGCCCCATGGCGATACTCGCAGGCATCGGCTGGATTCTCGGAATAACAGTAGCACGTTTCTGGTTGGATTGGGGAACCTCGGCGCTATTGCTTCTTTTGGCATGGCTAATTCAGGAGATGCTTATCTATACCCGAATCGACGCCTTCAATCCACGTATCCTACTCACTCTGGCACTTGGCATGGCCTATTTTATGGCCGTGACAGCCGATCTGGATGGACGCTGGAGTCGTGTGGAAGTAGAGCCCATGCCGTCATTATCTGCTGTGAATACGGAATCCTCCGCTACCGCTA encodes:
- a CDS encoding FHA domain-containing protein; its protein translation is MMKIDVLDHDGGQVFCETCPDGESREIRIGRSADNTIVLPGLQVSPLHAVIRISPKKITIEDAGSINGILLNQVRMVRRVEPLAAGDSLSIADYTFQISGDTLRRSLRSPRRTMLLALLTFMVIFTGVVFVLKKQGILPGGSTTEESVAVVQPTPQPTPAPTPNLAAVTMEVALKALLAGENAYFRNDIGRAAEQFRLALSLNPSIPRAAEYLKQIDGDYLDRYLKYGYTALNKKDMNTAAVALNMLVSLDPDNEKVMAFKTMIEGQQKMRKARQLVRQGRILEARELLLHAETVNDAGRQNLLAYIDGLSAFNNKYMAVSDAVNRLDFSGALALLRPVLADPSLPPQWIQQLDDDREVIQSLIRFQNVLSENNRYAVVTTGRRILIDLESTSWTGPVAYVKSTFDTCRSSWLPDRTNLQAQTVASLKHIGELVQHRNDDKAGMALRSTVEDLTLLQFLQPTPPREAELKTAQDRLTEYIRNIYQQAYVSQSMGQNENAIRLYQHVLDAALFDSPYVQPARERLALLNADTKGENL
- a CDS encoding DUF192 domain-containing protein gives rise to the protein MKRRMMNPVCSMTLRRDGEPMVLHPVEVAERVWSRTVGLLGRDGLDVHSGMLITRCRSIHTFFMRFNIDVAYLDEEYKVIDMAHNLPPGRFSVCRGRGGRYALELKGGTLEKNGISIGDVWRLHSQT
- a CDS encoding CpaF family protein, which codes for MSDDVKDTPPEVKNTLIREPLDDYLYLFFAPVKEYLADDHVSEILINGPGQVYIEAKGKLHHTEAMFVSEDALRAAAVNVARAVGRSLNEEFPVLDARLPDGSRVSAVIPPVSRVGTVVSIRKFSKDTLRMDDLVAFGSIDKTGAALLQTIVALHRNVIVSGATSSGKTSVLNVLSSFIRPDERILVIEDSSELQLQQTHVVGFETRKPDRNGRGALTIRDLVQASLRLRPDRLVIGEIRGGESIDLLQALNTGHSGSMSTIHANSAVDSLLRLETCALMSGIEIPLTALRAQVAAAIQIVVQTARLSDGSRKITGIAEVTGLQDGDYVVNDLYTFRQDRMDADGHIVGKHAGCGNIPTFYEAAKQQRLAMDDAWFKPDP
- a CDS encoding type II secretion system F family protein: MNGTILLAALCAFLGMYLLVYALLSSHFTAYTSIIMRFRRRRTGFLLVITPLLQWVVRLNRKLFGTQYPYLKKLKSKVRNAGISIPFSAEELIALQEMLFLLAPLMGGGLLWLFRDSIEGKMAAVTMFLLILGAVAAMLPVLPIDNSIANRRLSILKEWPYFLDLLTLSMESGMDMTQAVERIIECSPLSPLTEELMQLLNEIRLGSRRTNAIKEMAARINIPSISAVLNMIVQAELLGTELAPLLRIQAREFRERRAQLVEKAAMESPVKMMLPLLGCIFPAVMIILLGPSLLQYYLTQ